Part of the Azospirillum formosense genome is shown below.
GCTGGGCCAGGCGCTGGACGCGCTGGAGGCCGACGACTCCGTCGGCGCCATCGTGGTCACGGGTTCGGAGAAGGCCTTCGCCGCCGGCGCCGACATCAAGGAGATGCAGAACTTCTCCTACATGGACGTCTACAAGGCCAACTTCATCACCGCCAAGTGGGAGCGGCTGGCCAAGTGCCGCAAGCCGACCATCGCCGCGGTCGCCGGCTACGCGCTGGGCGGCGGCTGCGAGCTGGCGATGATGGCCGACTTCATCCTGGCCGCCGACACCGCCAAGTTCGGCCAGCCGGAGATCACCATCGGCACCATCCCCGGCGCCGGCGGCACGCAGCGCCTGACCCGCTTCGTCGGCAAGTCCAAGGCCATGGAGATGTGCCTGACCGGCCGCCTGATGGACGCCGCCGAGGCCGAGCGCGCCGGCCTCGTCAGCCGCGTCGTGCCGGCGGCGGAGCTGGTGGACGAGGCGGTGAAGGTCGCCGAGAAGATCGCCAAGCTCTCGCGCCCGGTCGTCATGATGGCCAAGGACGCCGTCAACGCCGCCTACGAGACGACCATGTCGGAAGGCATCCGGGTGGAGCGCCGAATCTTCCACTCCACTTTCGCCACCGAAGACCAGAAGGAAGGCATGGCCGCCTTCGCCGAAAAGCGTCAGCCCGATTGGAAGCATCGCTGACATCCCCCGACACCTCCCCCGTATCTAGCGGGGGAGGGTCAGGAATCCGTCAAGATCTCGTAATCTTTCCTTTGCCGAA
Proteins encoded:
- a CDS encoding enoyl-CoA hydratase — translated: MPYETILVETRGPVGLVTLNRPKALNALSDLLVTELGQALDALEADDSVGAIVVTGSEKAFAAGADIKEMQNFSYMDVYKANFITAKWERLAKCRKPTIAAVAGYALGGGCELAMMADFILAADTAKFGQPEITIGTIPGAGGTQRLTRFVGKSKAMEMCLTGRLMDAAEAERAGLVSRVVPAAELVDEAVKVAEKIAKLSRPVVMMAKDAVNAAYETTMSEGIRVERRIFHSTFATEDQKEGMAAFAEKRQPDWKHR